A stretch of the Kushneria konosiri genome encodes the following:
- a CDS encoding pyridoxal phosphate-dependent decarboxylase family protein: MRYDTEFATAIPLRRHEPRPEHLLTLFGNHSLEPYRLGMQRCVSLVQRSLIRHQRPCSGVEPGELQPEFDAIDLDRPLADVDAGLEEIQRLYLDHAVHFHDPGYVAHLNCPITLPSILAEAIATPLNTAVETWDQSAGATLIEQKLIDWVTARIGLGEAADGVFTSGGTQSNLMALLMARDAACERLSGHGGNRHHGLPADHHRLRILASAVSHFSVQKAAALLGLGHNAVIPVPCDDDNRMDVAALRARLDDCHNDGLLPFAVVATAGTTDFGSIDPLPGIAELCQSRGIWLHVDAAYGGGLLLSRRYRHWLAGIEQADSVSIDYHKTFFQPVSCSACLVRDRHQLGHVTYHADYLNPHDQADAGTPDLVNKSLQTTRRFDALKLWLTLRTLGADALGGYLDDVIALTRQTCRLMRERERDDIDVLTTPALSTLIFRYCPAGISDETTIETINHHIRHTLSRRGEGVVAGTRVNGRFYLKFTLLNPQTRLEDMNRLITRIAIHGEAFTTTMDADNGSKETTTPASDNHTGTRHAPSIAR, translated from the coding sequence TTGCGCTACGACACGGAGTTCGCCACCGCCATACCCCTGCGCCGTCACGAGCCAAGGCCGGAGCACCTGCTGACGCTGTTCGGCAATCACTCCCTTGAGCCCTATCGCCTGGGCATGCAGCGCTGCGTATCACTGGTGCAGCGCTCGCTGATTCGTCACCAGAGGCCTTGCAGCGGGGTTGAGCCCGGCGAACTGCAACCCGAGTTCGACGCCATCGATCTCGACCGGCCGCTGGCAGATGTCGACGCGGGTCTCGAAGAGATCCAGCGGCTTTATCTTGATCACGCCGTCCACTTTCACGACCCGGGCTACGTCGCCCACCTCAACTGCCCGATCACTCTGCCCTCGATTCTCGCCGAAGCGATCGCCACGCCACTCAATACCGCGGTGGAGACCTGGGACCAGAGCGCCGGTGCCACACTGATCGAGCAAAAGCTGATTGACTGGGTCACCGCACGCATCGGCCTTGGCGAGGCAGCCGATGGCGTCTTCACCAGCGGCGGGACCCAGTCCAACCTGATGGCGCTTTTAATGGCACGAGATGCCGCCTGTGAACGGTTGTCCGGCCATGGCGGCAACCGCCACCACGGACTGCCCGCCGATCATCACCGGCTGCGCATCCTCGCCTCAGCGGTGAGCCACTTCAGCGTACAGAAAGCCGCCGCCCTGCTCGGACTGGGCCATAACGCCGTGATCCCAGTGCCGTGCGACGATGACAATCGCATGGATGTCGCTGCGCTGCGCGCGCGTCTCGATGACTGCCACAACGATGGGTTACTGCCCTTCGCCGTGGTCGCCACCGCAGGCACCACCGATTTCGGCAGTATCGACCCGCTCCCTGGTATCGCCGAGCTGTGCCAGTCTCGCGGGATATGGCTGCACGTGGATGCCGCCTACGGCGGAGGGCTGCTGCTGTCGCGACGCTATCGCCACTGGCTGGCCGGTATCGAGCAGGCCGACTCGGTCAGTATCGACTATCACAAGACCTTCTTTCAGCCGGTCAGCTGCAGTGCCTGCCTGGTGCGCGACCGACACCAGCTCGGCCACGTCACCTATCATGCCGATTACCTCAATCCGCACGACCAGGCCGACGCCGGCACTCCGGATCTGGTCAACAAGAGCCTGCAGACCACCCGGCGCTTCGATGCTCTCAAGCTATGGCTGACCCTGCGCACCCTGGGGGCGGACGCACTCGGCGGCTATCTCGATGACGTGATCGCGTTGACCCGCCAGACCTGCCGCCTGATGCGCGAGCGCGAGCGCGACGATATCGACGTGCTGACCACGCCGGCGCTGAGCACCCTGATCTTTCGCTACTGCCCTGCCGGCATCAGCGATGAGACCACCATCGAAACCATCAACCATCACATTCGCCACACCCTCTCCCGGCGCGGCGAAGGCGTCGTTGCCGGGACCCGCGTCAACGGACGCTTCTATCTCAAGTTCACCCTGCTCAACCCGCAGACGCGCCTTGAGGACATGAACCGACTGATCACACGGATTGCGATCCACGGCGAGGCGTTTACCACCACGATGGATGCCGACAACGGCTCCAAAGAGACCACCACGCCTGCCAGCGATAACCACACCGGGACACGCCATGCCCCGTCCATTGCACGCTGA